The Anabas testudineus chromosome 1, fAnaTes1.2, whole genome shotgun sequence genomic sequence CAAACACGCGGCACAGAATTTCACAGAATTCCTGATATATAACaattcacacacagagaatacACTTTGGACCTCATGTGAATGACAACACAGtataaaacagtagaaatacagGTACCACCATtgtgtaatatatatttttctatagTACTTTTCTGAAAAAGTTCTTGGCTAGGTGGAGCAAGATGGGACTTCTCTGCAGCCACTGAAATCAGCAGGTCACATGAAATCCTGTGTGTATTCTTTTGGAACTCAGGGACCTTTTGTGTGAATCAAATCCAATGACTTTTCTATAACTAAGACAAAACACCTTCTTTCTGATTCTAATTTATATGTGATGCATGTTTTAGAATATGCTTGTTTTTGTAGCTAATGTCCGTGTTGTACATCTCGGTTCAGGCAAACTACCACTTCAAATCTAGTGTGACAGGATTATTATGCACCTCTAGATCTACGAGCAGTAAAACTTGACACTGAACATGGATTTAAACAGCAACTGAACAAACTTGCCTTTGggcatttagatttttttgagttttgtttttaccaaTTCTTTGACTTTTTCAGGCCTTTGCTGACCATAGGAACCCTGTGTATCTGTGCTGTGCTAAAACACGAGCTGAGGGATTGTATCCTTCTAGTCTCAAAGATTGCCCTCTGCTTCCACCCTTTCTTTCATCTGCACTGATGTGAGATGACAGGGAGATGCCGAGGTGAATAAGACTGCCCAGCAGTTTGTTGTCAGTGcaggtggaggagagggggccagcagagaagaagaagtactCAGATGCAGCTGAACTCCATCTCGACACACCCTCGCCAATATTTCCCTCCCTCAAGACCGTGCATCTGTTTTTGACTTCACTATTGTAATTACACTCGTCGCTGTTGCCACCTTCCCCGGTATGAGTGGACCAATGACTGATGATGccaccccacctcctcctccccctccagcTCTGACACCAACCCCGACAGTGGGGCTCCTTGCCACAGTCCTGGCAAAGGTCTGCAAAGCCTCGTACTTAGACCTCAGAGCATCCAGCTCAACGCGCATGGAAGCATTCTCATTGGCCAGTTTGTccacctcctgctgcagctgggcCTTCTGcttctccagctcttctttctGTGTGACACGCTTCACCCGGCAGCTGGCAGCGTAGCCCCGATTTTTCAGGGTGCGCCGCCGCTGTTTCAGCTGCAGGATCTCTTCTTTGGAGAGCCCTCGGAGGTGCTGGTTCAGCTCCCGCACTGACATGGTCACCAGCTCCTCGTCTGTGAGACTGGTGCCATTTTCCCCCGGCTCACGCTTCACCTGGAGTAGACAGGGGGAAGTAAGACAGAAACCAGGCAACAGAACAAATAGagagaatttgttttttaatgtgcagtCTCTTACCTTCAAGGCTTTATTTCCTTTGTTAGTCGTCGTCATGCCACAAGAGCCTTGCTCTTCTGAACAGACCTACGgagaagagagaacagaatATCAGCATTGATATATCACAAAAGAAGTAAATCATCAAGACtatcaacaaaatattaacGGTTTCATACGATCTATAATAATGTATCAATTGCAGAAGAATACCCACCCTGTACAGTGGACACATACCAAATCTAAATCTACACGTGGAGCACTATTGTCTGAGCATGTTCCAGCGTTATGCATGTATATTATAGTGAATGAGTGAAAGTGACACACAGACTTTTCTTAGAATTTCCCTGACTTCCTATTTCCTGGTGGTTAGACTGACAGTGCCCACTACCTTTGTGCTGCTCAACTCCTATTGGTTGGCTCCAGGCCAACAGTAATGAAATGAGCgtaaaagaggaggaagtggtTAAAATTTGTGGGGAACGACTCCAGGGGAAAACCAACTGTTAGagccccaacacacacacacgcacacacacacaaacacacacagttaactAGTAACTACCTATTATAGATACAGACCTACACACCTAGTATGAATACAAAGAACAGTAAACAGTGagacaaactaaataatttGATGCATATGTACTTGTACCAATGTGTTAACAAGAGACAAAAGGATGGAGATACAACAGTGTGAATCAGAAGTCAACAAAGAGGGAGCGGGGAAGCGCTAAAGATGAGATCAGTCCTTAGAGCGCACAGCTCCACAGATGAGCATCTCGACCAGCTCTCAATGAGATGCTTTGTGTGGTGCATTTGTCTGCCTCTCATCTCTCAGacctgtgcatgtgtatgtgtgtttcaatAAAGGACGActattgttgctgctgctgagcgaTCATCATGAGACCAGTCATGATGACTCAGCAGATTCCTGATCTCACTCTCTCAACCCCACCCACCGCCAACCCCTTTCCTCTCCTGCTGCGCACATTTCTGCTCTCCTATGTCACTTTCTATCCCCCCTCCCTGTGCATTTACACCCATTACAATGCTCTAACCCCTTCCTATAATGTAAGGGTTTGCCCAGAATATAGCCGCAGGCTGAGGAAAGCCTAAAGAGTACAAGCAGGGTCAACAAGAGAACATGCTTGCAAGTGATTTGCTGATAACAGACAGTgaacaggacaggacagacagtCCTCAATGCATATAAACCTGCTTTTCAGCCAAACTGCCAGACCGATACTGCTGAATCAGAAGTTTAGTTAAACCAATCTGCTGATTTAAGACAGTCTCTCctcttactgtatatatttatactcACTTCTGTATTTCACATCAGggcttgtttaaaaaaagaaagcaagaggCACATTTGGAAGTAAGCTATGCTTCCTCAGTGGTTCACAAGTTTAAAAAGATCCTTATTTGGATATTgattatgtgaaaatgtgtctgcTTCTCTTTTCATTCTTATTCTTTTCTGTCAAACGGCTC encodes the following:
- the mafgb gene encoding v-maf avian musculoaponeurotic fibrosarcoma oncogene homolog Gb isoform X2 translates to MTTTNKGNKALKVKREPGENGTSLTDEELVTMSVRELNQHLRGLSKEEILQLKQRRRTLKNRGYAASCRVKRVTQKEELEKQKAQLQQEVDKLANENASMRVELDALRSKYEALQTFARTVARSPTVGVGVRAGGGGGGGVASSVIGPLIPGKVATATSVITIVKSKTDARS
- the mafgb gene encoding v-maf avian musculoaponeurotic fibrosarcoma oncogene homolog Gb isoform X1, with product MCPLYRVCSEEQGSCGMTTTNKGNKALKVKREPGENGTSLTDEELVTMSVRELNQHLRGLSKEEILQLKQRRRTLKNRGYAASCRVKRVTQKEELEKQKAQLQQEVDKLANENASMRVELDALRSKYEALQTFARTVARSPTVGVGVRAGGGGGGGVASSVIGPLIPGKVATATSVITIVKSKTDARS